The genome window GCGGAACGCAGCAAATTTATAGGATAAGACAACGTTCGCTGCTAATATACTTCAAGAAGGAGGGGATGTATATGAGATATATGGTGCAGTATATACCTCTGAGCAAAATCAAACCCGATATTCCGGCCAACATGACACAGCGCATGAAACAGCTTCAACGTTTTTTGACGGATTGCATGCACCTGCTGATTGTTCGAAAAAACAAAAAAGACGGCAATTTTATCATTTTGAGCGGACATAACCGATATGAGCACCTGATCAAACATACCAACAAAAAATATGCGCCCTGCATTGTCGATCAAAGCAGAACCGCTGCAGCGGTCCACTCACTGTTTCACCGTTTCCGCAGCAAACGAATTCCGCTTGATGTCCCCCATATGAATCCCGACAGCATATCTCCCGCAAGCTGGGCGGTTATCCGAAGCTTTTTAAAGCAGGAGCCTCGTTTTGCGCATTTATCCCGCAGCCAGCAATTCAGTGTGCTGATTCTTGGGATTCGCTACAAAAAAACGGTGATTTCAGCGATGAGAGCCAAAATCGATAAGATTTTGGCCCGATAAGCAACTTTTGAATAAAAAAACTGGCTTTTTAAAACAATTTTTTCGGCAAAATTATTTCCACTGTTGTTCCCCTATCCAACGCACTTTCGATCCGCACCTCGCCGTTATGCTCCTGGATGATTTTAAAGCTTGTCATCAGCCCCAATCCCGTACCCTTTTCCTTGGTTGAATAAAAGTGCTCTCCAAGTCTGTGAATTCTGGATTCCGGTATTCCGCAGCCTTCGTCCGTGACTCTGATGACATGTGTTTGATTCAAGCATTCCAGTTGAACAACCACCCTGCCGCCCTTCGGCATGGACTCGATCGCATTTTTAATCAGATTGACAAAAACCTGCTTGAACAGATTCTTATCGCAAATCATGACCCCGTCCGATTCAAATCGGGTCACAATTTCTACATTCACCAAAGCAGCCTGAGAGCTTAATAAAGTAACCACTTCATTCAGAATCGTTGCCAAAGCATGTTCTTCATATTTTCTCACTTGCGGTTTGGCCAACATCATAAATTCATTAACGATTAGATTGACTCGGTCGATTTCCGTTAAAATGAAATTCCGGTACTCCATATTTTTTAGTTTTTCTAAATCCATTAATTGCAGAAAACCTTTGATGGCTGTTAAAGGATTTCTGATTTCATGACCGATTCCGGCAGCCAATTCTCCGACGACTGCAAGTTTTTCCGATCTTCGAACAGCTTGCTCGGATTTAATCCGGTCCGTAATGTCCACAACGGTGCCTGTTGTAGCCGGTTTTCCATTATAAACGGTCAGGGCTCCATGGACTTCCAGATGGGCGATGCTGCCATCTTTTTTGATGATTTGCATCTGGTAGGGCGGAGTCGAGTTATTATCTAACCTTTTACGAATAATATCGGCTACAAATTCCCGTTGTTCCGGAACAATATAGCTCAAAACTTCTGTTCCGATCATTTCATCAACCTCATAACCATATATGCGGGCGAAACACGGATTCACATATTGAAGAATCCAATTTTGGGTAATATAAACCCCGACCAACGACTCTTCCACCAGACTGCGATATTTGGATTCGGTTTCCATCAAGGCGTTTTCCATCATTGCACGTTTCGTAATGTCGCGGCAAATTGCCAAGATGAGGGCGTCTCCGTTATCTTCGGTCAATAAAGGTTTTAATCGGCATTTTAACTGGAGATAGCTTCCGTTCGCATGCCGATATCGAATCTGCAAGATGATGGGTTGACGGGTCTCAACGAGCAGCTGAAAAGCATCCTTCACAATGGGCAAATCGTCCGGATGGATATAATCGAAAACACAAGTTTGCTCGAAGGATTCGAATTCGATGCCCAAGACGCATTGATGCGAAGGTGTGGCGTTTTGAATGATCCCATTTAAATCCATGATGCTGATCAGATCGGAGGTATGTTCTGCGATTAACTGATAAAACAGTTCAATTTGCATGTGCGCACCCCGCTTGTGTTTGGCTAAAAAATTAATATTTTGCCGATATATACGAGCATCGGAATACTGACGAGCGAAAGCACGGTTGAGCTCAGAGCCGTCACTGCCCCTAACTCGTCATCGGCATGATTCATGGCCATGACAATCGGAGCGGTGGATAAAGTGGGCATGGTCACCTGAATCAGAAGGATATTCTCTATCGTCTCATTCAACGAAAGGTGCATCAAAAAAAGGTACGACGCTATCGGAAATACGACCAATTTGAGCGCAATCGGCAGCGCAAGCCTTGATGGAGAAATCTTTCTTTTTTGTTTAACGATCGACATGATCAGCATGCCGATATAGAACATGGCCAGAGGCGTTGCTGCATAGCCCACCGTATCCGCAACATCCTTGACGAAGTGCGGAGGGCTGATTTTCAAAAAAGCCATAAGGAAGCCGATCAAGATTGCTAATAAAGGCATATTGAACATGGATTTGAACGTTCTAAAACCGATGCTTCCCTTTTGCTGGATCAGCATCACTCCCAAAGACCAGAGAATCAAAGCCATGCCCGCATCAAAGACGGCGGCAAGAATCGCTCCCTTCGGTCCAAACAGGGTTGCGCATAAGGGGATGCCGATCAGCGCAGTGTTGCCCAATGCGGAAAGAAAGGCGGTTTCTCTTGCTTTGACGGTCTGTTTGAAGAATGCTTTGGCAATCCCTAAAGCCGCAAACAGGGAAATCAAATTAAAGAGGACGGAAAACACAAATGTCATTAAAATTTGCATCAGCAGTTGATTGTCGATGGACAATTGTAAAAAAGCGTGAAGAATCAGGGCGGGCACAACGACATTAATAATCAACATGATCAGAAACTTCCGGATATCTTGGCTCAGCGGAGTTTTCACCGCGATGATAAAACCGATTCCGATCAAAATGGCCATCTTCAAAATCGTTTCAAGCAACAATAAGAAATCCAAGCAGATCGACTTCCCTCACCTAAAATCAAGATGTATAACTATAATATGATAGTAAATAGCGCAAAAAAAATAAAATAGCAATTTTCTTGCATGCAGAACAAATATATTTTTTTAAAAAAATCCCGCTAGGCATATGCCTTGCGGGATTTTTCTAGCGGACATCTCTACGCCTCCAACAATTGTTCGCGCAATGCTCTTCGCAGTATTTTTCCGGACGAATTTTTGGGCAGTTCATCTATAAAGTGTATGATCTTCGGCAATTTATATTTGGCCAGGTGTGCACCGCAATAGGACTTGATTCCAGCTTCCGTCAATGCTTGATTCTTAGCTACAATGAAACAAGCGACGGCTTCGCCATAATCCGAATCGGGAATTCCGACGACTGCGGCTTCAATCACGCCGG of Ferviditalea candida contains these proteins:
- a CDS encoding AEC family transporter: MDFLLLLETILKMAILIGIGFIIAVKTPLSQDIRKFLIMLIINVVVPALILHAFLQLSIDNQLLMQILMTFVFSVLFNLISLFAALGIAKAFFKQTVKARETAFLSALGNTALIGIPLCATLFGPKGAILAAVFDAGMALILWSLGVMLIQQKGSIGFRTFKSMFNMPLLAILIGFLMAFLKISPPHFVKDVADTVGYAATPLAMFYIGMLIMSIVKQKRKISPSRLALPIALKLVVFPIASYLFLMHLSLNETIENILLIQVTMPTLSTAPIVMAMNHADDELGAVTALSSTVLSLVSIPMLVYIGKILIF
- a CDS encoding PAS domain-containing sensor histidine kinase, with the translated sequence MQIELFYQLIAEHTSDLISIMDLNGIIQNATPSHQCVLGIEFESFEQTCVFDYIHPDDLPIVKDAFQLLVETRQPIILQIRYRHANGSYLQLKCRLKPLLTEDNGDALILAICRDITKRAMMENALMETESKYRSLVEESLVGVYITQNWILQYVNPCFARIYGYEVDEMIGTEVLSYIVPEQREFVADIIRKRLDNNSTPPYQMQIIKKDGSIAHLEVHGALTVYNGKPATTGTVVDITDRIKSEQAVRRSEKLAVVGELAAGIGHEIRNPLTAIKGFLQLMDLEKLKNMEYRNFILTEIDRVNLIVNEFMMLAKPQVRKYEEHALATILNEVVTLLSSQAALVNVEIVTRFESDGVMICDKNLFKQVFVNLIKNAIESMPKGGRVVVQLECLNQTHVIRVTDEGCGIPESRIHRLGEHFYSTKEKGTGLGLMTSFKIIQEHNGEVRIESALDRGTTVEIILPKKLF